The following coding sequences lie in one Syntrophales bacterium genomic window:
- a CDS encoding ABC transporter ATP-binding protein has product MLQITNIEVVYMNVIQVLRGVSLEVDDGRIVALLGANGAGKTTTLKAVSGMLKTEEGNVSEGSIEFDGRRIDQYGPERIATMGISQAMEGRRVLEHLSVEENLIIGAYHRKDRVEVKRDLEMIYSWLPKLKQLRRQMSGYLSGGEQQMLVIGRAFMARPKLMLLDEPSLGLAPLMVEDIYKIIKKINVEQKLAILLVEQNVRAALGIADYGYIMENGRIVLEGPAEKLKDNENIKEFYMGLSTGGAKKSYRDIKHYRQKKRWLT; this is encoded by the coding sequence ATGTTGCAGATAACCAATATTGAAGTTGTGTATATGAATGTTATTCAGGTATTGCGAGGCGTATCGCTGGAGGTTGACGACGGTAGGATTGTCGCGCTGCTGGGGGCAAATGGGGCCGGCAAGACGACTACCCTGAAAGCCGTGTCGGGTATGTTAAAGACAGAAGAAGGGAATGTGAGCGAGGGCAGCATTGAATTTGATGGCAGGCGAATAGATCAATATGGCCCCGAGCGCATTGCCACCATGGGGATCAGTCAGGCAATGGAAGGGCGAAGGGTTCTCGAACATCTCAGTGTTGAGGAAAATCTGATTATCGGCGCCTACCACCGCAAGGACCGGGTGGAGGTGAAGAGAGATCTCGAAATGATCTATTCCTGGCTGCCCAAACTTAAACAACTCCGCCGGCAGATGAGTGGCTATCTGTCTGGCGGCGAACAGCAGATGCTGGTGATTGGAAGGGCCTTTATGGCCCGCCCCAAGCTGATGCTGCTCGATGAACCTTCCCTTGGGCTGGCCCCCTTGATGGTGGAGGATATCTATAAAATAATCAAAAAAATCAATGTTGAACAAAAGCTGGCCATCCTCCTCGTGGAGCAGAATGTCAGAGCTGCCCTGGGTATCGCGGATTACGGCTATATTATGGAGAATGGCAGAATAGTTCTGGAAGGCCCGGCTGAAAAATTGAAGGATAACGAGAACATCAAGGAATTTTATATGGGACTCTCCACGGGCGGCGCCAAAAAGAGTTATCGCGATATCAAGCACTACCGGCAAAAAAAGAGATGGCTTACCTAA
- a CDS encoding ABC transporter ATP-binding protein translates to METGSDVALRIDKLSLSFGGVRALNNVSVNVRNNEIFALIGPNGAGKTALLNCISGFYKPQEGEIYYNEQKITRMRPDKLAKLGIARTFQNIELYTGLSTQDNIMAARHALMKQNFVTGGLYLGSALKEEIEHRKIVEEIIDFLEIASIRKKIVGLLPYGMRKRVELARALALEPKVLLLDEPMAGMNLEEKEDIARFIIDLFEGQGATYPDTAVLRDGIRCIILVEHDMGVVMDIANRIVVLDFGCKIGEGTPEEVSTNPEVIKAYLGKEK, encoded by the coding sequence GTGGAAACTGGCAGCGATGTTGCTTTAAGGATTGACAAACTCTCGCTTAGTTTTGGCGGCGTCAGAGCCCTCAACAACGTGAGCGTTAATGTCAGGAATAATGAGATATTTGCTCTCATTGGGCCCAATGGCGCCGGCAAGACTGCTTTGCTCAACTGCATAAGCGGCTTTTACAAACCCCAAGAAGGCGAGATTTATTACAATGAGCAAAAAATCACCCGAATGCGTCCGGATAAGCTGGCGAAACTCGGCATCGCCAGAACCTTCCAAAATATTGAACTGTACACGGGCTTGAGCACTCAGGACAACATCATGGCTGCCCGGCATGCATTGATGAAGCAAAACTTTGTTACCGGCGGTCTATATCTGGGCTCGGCGCTCAAGGAGGAAATTGAACACCGGAAGATAGTAGAAGAAATTATCGACTTTCTTGAAATCGCCTCCATTAGAAAGAAGATCGTCGGCCTTCTGCCCTATGGAATGAGAAAAAGGGTGGAACTGGCCAGGGCGCTGGCTCTCGAGCCGAAGGTGCTTCTGCTTGACGAACCCATGGCCGGGATGAACTTGGAGGAGAAGGAAGACATTGCCCGCTTCATTATTGATCTTTTCGAGGGGCAGGGGGCGACCTATCCGGATACGGCGGTACTCCGGGACGGCATCCGCTGCATCATCCTTGTCGAGCACGATATGGGGGTGGTAATGGATATTGCCAACAGGATTGTCGTCCTCGATTTTGGGTGTAAAATTGGCGAAGGCACTCCGGAAGAGGTCAGCACTAATCCCGAGGTAATCAAAGCCTATCTGGGAAAAGAAAAATAA